CAGACTTTTAAAATGATCCGCTAAAATTTTTAGATTTCTGTCCATTATTTAATTATATTCAGCCAACCTTCATGTACATTTTGACGGAGGAAGCCGGATGCCCGTTTCTGTTTGCCATGGTTGGGTAGAAGTACGTACCAAAGGCTTTAACGATATTATCAACATCACGCCTCAGGTGCGGCAATTTGTCAAAGAAAAACATCTTAAAGAGGGACAACTTTTAATTTTTATTAACGGTTCCACTGCGGCCATCAGCACCGTCGAATACGAACCGGGATTGCTGCAGGATATTCCTGAGATGATGGAAAAGATTGCGCCCATGAACCGCCGCTACCATCACGACGACACCTGGCACGATGGAAACGGTTACGCCCACCTGCGATCTACCCTGACCGGCACATCCTTTACCGTTCCGGTAATCGACGGCCAGCTGGTCTTGGGAACCTGGCAGCAGATTATTCTTCTGGATTTTGACAATACCAGTCGTCAGCGGCGCGTTGTTCTGCAGTTCGTGGGCGAAATGGAATAGAACTCAGGGACGTTTTGCAAGAAATATGGCGCGCCGGGGACGCGGATAGCCTTCAATGGTGTATTTATTATCTGCGGGATTTAAAAAATCCGGCAACGATTCGAATTGCATCCAATCTGTTGACCGCTGTTCGTCAGTCGTCGTTAGGCTAACATCAATCAAGCGAATATCATGAAAGCCCGCTCGTTTTAGCCAGTTTTGCAAGGTAGGCGCAGACGGAATAAACCAGACGTTGCGCATTTTGGCGTAGCGGCCTTGCGGCACCAATACCTGCCCGTTTTCTCCTTCGATAACCAGCGTTTCCAGCACCAGTTGCCCGCCAGATTTAAGCAATCCTTTGAGTTTGAACAGATGATCAAAAGGAGAACGTCGGTGGTAAAGCACGCCCATGGAAAAGACCGTGTCAAAACATTGTAAGCTTTCAGGTAGGTCGTCGATGCCCAGGGGCAAAACCTGTACAGCCGGGTCGTTGATGTATTTTTGCATGGCGGCAAACTGGTACACATATTTTAAATAAGGATCAATGCCGATGACCAGCCGTGCGCCGGCTCCGCGCATGCGCCAGCAAAAATATCCGTTGCCGCTGCCCACATCCAGAACAAGACGTTGCCGCAGCGGTTCGATATGGTCTTTTAAGCGCTCCCATTTCCAATCGGAACGCCATTCGGTGTCAATGAATATATCGAAAAAAGAAAGAGGCCCTTTGCGCCAGGGGTGCAGGCGTCGCAACAATTTTTCAAGATGGTCTCTGGTCTGGTCGTCCAGATCGTCTTTTTTCCCGATCTGAATTACCGCTCTGTTTAAAGCGATTTGCGAAGGGCGGGCGGAGGGTAAATGGGCGATGATCTCTTCCCACCCGGCGATGTCCCGGTTGCCTGCCGGCTGTAAGGCCCGTTTAATTTGTTGCGCCAGCGTGTCTTTCCAGGCGCGGGGGATTTCTTCAAACTCTGTAAGCAAATCCAGAAAAGCGGTGTAGTCGATCATTTAATAGCCACCATGGAAATAAAATTTAAATTCTGGTACCACTGGTAACATTTGCTAAAACCAAGGGTAAGCAAACGTCGTTTGTGTGTATTAAAAGGTTCCGGCACAAGCACATTTTCCAGAGCGCTGCGTTTCTGGCTGATTTCCAGGTTGCTGTAGCCGTGCGCTTTTTTAAAAGCCAGGTGGAGCGCTTCTTGAAAAGCCTGCTCTTCATTGTCGTCAAAGATGGTTTTTTCGGAAATAATTAAGATGCCTCCGGAAGTCAGGCCCTCAAAGATTTTTTGCAGGACAGAGGAGCGTTCTTCCGGTGGAAGGAATTGTAAGGTGAAATTTAAAACCACCACAGAGGCATTGACAATCTTTATGTGACGAAAATCGGCGCAAACTAAATGAACGGGCGTATTGGCGTTTTTTAAATATTGCTTGCTTTCGCGGATCATGGCCGGCGAATTATCAACCGCAACAATCCGAACGCCCGGCCTGGTAATGCCGTTGCTCATGGCCAGGCTGGCGGCCCCCAGCGAACTCCCGAGGTCGTAACAGCGCGTATGGGGCTGAACATGATAGGCCGTAAGCAGGCTGATGCCCTGTAAAATTTCGTTGTAACCGGGCACGGAGCGGCGAATCATATCCGAAAAGACGCGCGCCACCGTCTCATCAAAGGTGAAGCCGCTGATTTGTTCCAGCGGGCGGGAATAGATGTCGTCTTTCTTTTCCATTCTTTTGGGCCTGTTAATTTTAACTGGGAAAATATAGTAAATATTGGAATAAACTAAAAGAGCAGTTTGCAGTATTTACTGGACAATAAGGTTTTAAATATTTTGAGCGACAAGAAGACTCGGTGGAGTAAAAAATTGCTTGCAAAGAAAACATGGCCAATGAAAAAATACTGATGGAAAACCTTCGCCCCTACTCACGGCCGCAGTTGAGATTTAATAGGCAACCATGCGCTTTAATTCATCTTCAAAATCCTGCAGCGACATGTAACGGTTAAGACGTTTATATTCGCGCCCATCCACAAAAATAATAATGGTCGGCACGCTGAATACCAGAAATTGGCCTCTCAATTCCGGGGCTTTTTCAATATCCACATATTCGAAATGAACAATGTCGAATTGCTCGCAGATTTGCTGCACCTGTGGCCGCAAAACCTTGCAAACGTTGCACGATTCCGTAGAAAAATAACCAACAACGATGGAATGCTTGTTTAATAATTCATGAAATTCATTTAGTGTCATTTAAACAACTTCTTCAATTTTTCTTGCACATTTTTGCCTGTTTTTTTCTTTTCTTTTTCGATGCGTTGTTTGATTTCGTGTTCCCGTTTTTTTAATTCTGCTTCTACTTTGCGCAATTCGCTTTCATATTTTTGCAATTGTTTTTCCAGCTCTTTCTGGTGGCGGGCGACAAAAGTTAAGAACCGCTGTTTAGAAGGATCGGTTTTCTTTTTAATTTCGGCTTCCAATCTTGCTTTGGCCTTTTCCGCTTCGGCGCTTAATTTCTCTTTGAGTCGTCGGGCCAGCGCCTCGTCCGCATTAGAATTTAGCTGTATCTTCCAGCGACCGGCCTGTCCGCTGATTTTTGCTTTGATGGTAAGTGTTTTAAGGCTGCGAAAAACGTCCAGCGTCAATTGCTGGGCGTAATTGAGTTTTTGGTTTGCAGTGGGCGTCAGTTCGAGCCCTGTGGCCAAAAAGCGGATTTCCGTTTTTACCGTGTCGCCGCTAAGCGTCAATTGTGCTTTTAGCGTTCCGCGGCCTTTTTTTACCGTAAAAGGAAAATAAGGCGAGTCGCTAATTTGCGTGTTGTCCAAAGAAAATCCCTGATAAAGCAAATCAAATGTTTCGTGGGGTACATCCTTGAGATAGTTCAGTTTGCCATTTAAAACGAAGGATCGGTCGCCGGCGCTTTGCCCGGAAATTTTAATCACCGTCGGGCGGTGGATAAAACGCTGATCGGAAACAATGTCTAAAATTTGCCCGGCCAGCTGAAGGTCGTCGTGCGTTTGCCCGGAAAGGCGTATTTGCCTGATCCAGAAATCGGGCCGTCCATGGGGCGAGTAAAAATAGATATCCTGGCCTTTAAAGCGCGGCGGATTTTCCTTTTTAGGCGCGTCCGATTTCAATCGGGTTAGATAACGGCGGCCGGTTTGTACGTAGCTCAAATAATTTTCCAGGCGATGGATCAGAGTTTTGCCGAACAGCAGTTGACCGATATTACGGCGCGTAATTTCCGGAATACGGGCTCTGGAAAGCGCCCGTCGGTAGTCCTGTTCAATCCAGCGCTCAACCTGCGCCACACTGGTTTGCAGACTCTGCAACTCTTTTTGCAGGGCGGTTTCCGTGGCGCGGATGGAGTCGGAAAGTAAGGCGGTTTTTTTCTTTACGCTATTCAATGTGCTCAGCGTTTTTTGCAGGCTTTTTAAGGTTTTGATGTTTTTAATATCAAGCTTTTTAATTTGCGCTTCGAGTTCTTTAAAATCCTGCTCATAGCGGGCGTTTTTTAACTTTTTGTTCCATTTTTCAAAAGATTGATTTAACGCCTTTTGCAGCGAATCAATTTTGCGCGGCGATTCAAACTGGAGCAGGCGGATCAGGCTATCGACGTTTATTTTAGCGCGAGCGTCGCTTAATGAAAGACCTGCGTTTTGTTCCATGTTCTGCGCCACGCGTTTTAATGATTTACTGATGATATTGTCTGCCTTTTTTTTACCAATCGGCTTTTCAGGTAGCGCGCCGTCCGTCTGGCGAGGCGTATTGGTTTTAAAATCACTTATCTGAAAGTTTTCTACAATGATTTTTTTAGAAAGCAAAGGCCAGAATTCAAAGTTGAGCTCGCAGGCGCCTGTTTCAAAAAGGTTGCGCATGGTGTTGCGAGGATTGGTCACGCGCAATCCATTGAATTTTAGATGCGAACCAAAAAATGAAAAATCGAGATCGTCGATTTCAACCCTGGCTCCCACAAGGGCGCTGCCGCTTGCTTCCAGTTTGGCTTCCAGCCAGCGATCGGTAAAGATCATGCTGAGCGCTAAAAACAAAACGACCAGCGCCGCTAACAAAATAACACCTTTCCAGCGTATCATCCCTGCCTCACCGCCTGTATTTTTTTGTAAATCGCATAAAATTTAGTTGATTTAAGTAACTGAACAATTTTTAACTGCTGAATTTTAGGGTCGAGCGTTTTGCGGTAGTAAATGACAAAGAGTTTAACGCCAAATGTCACGGGCAAAAATAAAAGCAGGCTTACGGCCAGGCTGCCCATTACCACAGTGTTGTTGTAGCGACTCAGGGCAATAATCGGAAATTGATAAAAGAAAGTCCACAGCCCATGTAAAGCGGGAACATCCACTAACAGAAAATAACCCAGGCTGTGAAAAAGCGGATCTAACAGATAAGCCAGACCGCTAAACAGGGCAAACGAAAAAATGACGCTGCCCAGATTCACCTTAAAGATGATCACGATTAAAATTACCAACACATTGTGTAGCGTGAAAAACGGCGTCAATCCCAAAATCATGCCCAGACTAAAGCCCACGGCAATTTGCGCCGGCGTATCATCCGAGCGTAAAATTTTGAGAATTTTAGCGAGAATTTCCAGGCCGAACATGCAATCTCCAGTGTAGTTTTGTGAATTATCAAATATAAAGGAAAATAGGAGTAGAAACAAGAAATCTCCCCATGAAGCGCGTCTTTTTTATCCAGGGCGGCGAGGCGGCGATCAAAAACATTTTCGCAGGGATAAAAACAACCACAGAGAACACAGTGAAGTCACAAAGGCGCAAAGAATGTTTAAAATTAAAAATAGTTTCAGTTGCCCTCCCCCTCTTGATCTCCTTTTCCAAGAATAAAAGTCTGGGAGAAGGGAGCGCTGAAAGTGGACAGTTGCCATTCAACCATTCAACTAATCAACCATTCAACCAATCCAGCAGCACAAAAATTTTCAAATCCCGCCAGGGAGGCTGTTGCAAATTCAGTTTGAGTAAAATTCAAAAAATTTGTAAATTCTGGGCGACAGATAAAACAAGTAATAACAAAGGAATTCCATGAGTTTTATTACTTATAATCGCTCACAAATGAATCTCTTTGGCTATAGTGTGGAAGATTTTGCCAGAGACGATCCAAAGAGTCGATTTGTAGTGGAGTTGGTTTCGCGCCTTGATTTAAGTGCACTTTATTCCCGTTATAGTTCACAAGGCGGTGATTCTTATGCCCCAGACATGATGCTTGCCTTATGGTTTTATGCTTATAGTAACGGCATTACCAGCACCCGTAAGCTGGAGGAATTGTGTAAATATGATACGCGCTACATTTATATCACTGGGAATCAGCATCCGGATCATAGTACATTAAGTCGTTTTCGCAAGGCACATTTGGATTTATTAGACCAATATTTTGTAGAGATACTTTTAATTGCCCAGGCCGAAGGCATAAGTAGTTTCAACCAGATAGCCATAGATGGCACGAAAATCAAAGCGCACAGCAGTAAGCGTCATGGCTACACTGAGGATCAATTAGACAAACGTATAGAGAAGTTAAGAGCAGAGATCAAGCAATACATGCAGCGCTGTAATTTTGTAGAACAGGGGGCCACGGATGAATTAGATTTAGAAACTCTTCGAGCGGAGAAAGAACGGCTTGAGCGCTTAGAGAAAGAGATATTAGAACGTAAAGCCCAATTGAAAGAGCGTAAGAAACAGCTCAAATCAGAACACCGTTCAAGACATCAAATAAATGTAAAAGAGCCGGATGCCCGCATGATGCCTTCGGTGGATGGACCGGGCTATAACGCACAATTAGGCGTAGATATGTCCAGTCATTTAATAGTAGCTCATGAAGTCGTAAGCCAGCCCAACGACCAGGGTCAATTCATACCGATTCAAGAACAAGTAGAGAAGAATCTTGGTTCAGATGATAAGCGATCTTACACGGCCGATTCCGGTTATCACAATAGCACAGACCTAAAAGAATTGGAAGAAAAGCAGATCGATGCCGTAATAGCCGATCCCCAGTTATCCAATCGTTCGATAAAGGAGACACCGACCTCCAAGGAAGAATTGCAAAAAGAAGAAAGAAAACTAAAACGAAGTGATTTTGTGTATCATGAACAGGGAGATTACTATGAATGTCCGGCGGGTAAGAAGCTTTTTCCAGTTGAGAGGAATAGCGAACGGATCGTATATCGTTCCAATGATTGTCAGGACTGTCCCTTAATTAATTTATGCATTTCCAGTAAAAAGAAAGTTAAGCAAATCCATCGTTCAGTTAATGAGAGTTATTGCGAACGTATGGCGAAAAAGTTACAAACTTCAGCGGCGCAGGAACGACTAAAGAAGCGTTCGGTGACAGTTGAACCTGTTTTTGGTAATTTGAAGCATAATTTAGGCTATCGTGGATTTTCCTTATCTGGTCTTAATAATGTTCGTAGTGAATTTACGTTAATGTGTATTGGGCATAATATTAATGTTCTATTTAAAAATATGTTAGGGAAACGTTTAGCAGCGTTTATAAAAGCATCACAAGAAAAAGATGATCTATTAATTTTATTTTCAAAGAATATTTTGGCATTTTTAATTCTATATTTTGCCCAACGTTTAAGAATGAGAAAAAATTATCAATATCGGAGAATATAAACATTAATTCCTCCCCCCCCCCATGCAACAGCCTCCAGGGAGGTACTAGATCTTTAGAAGGAAGTATCCTAAAAAGGCTGAAATTCGCTGTGCGTAATGCTTGTTATTTTTGAGGTGATTCATTATATTCAAAAGGCATGTATTTTTAGATTCTTAAGTCAAACGCATCATTTTCAAAATTTGAAAAAGTTTGATTAAACGGAAATCATTTGTATGGAAGGCATCAGGAGGATAGATGAAAAACTTTGCACTTATAGGGGCCGCCGGTTATATCGCTCCACGTCATTTAAAAGCCATTAAAGAAACCGGAAACCGATTGGTCTGCGCAACGGATCCTGCAGATTCGGTTGGCATTCTGGATTCGTACTTTGATGATGTTGATTTTTTTGTTGAGTTTGAACGTTTTGATCGCCATGTGGAAAAATTGCGCCGTATCAACAAAGGCGATGAGATACATTACGTAAGCATCTGTTCACCAAATTACTTACACGACGCCCACATTCGCTTTGCCTTGCGTGTGGATGCCGACGCCATTTGCGAAAAACCGCTGGTGCTCAATCCGTGGAATTTAGACGCCCTGGCCGAGCTGGAAGAGGAAACAGGGCATCGGGTGTACAATGTGTTGCAGTTGCGATTGCATCAGACCATTAAAGACTTACGCGAGCGGATTTTGAAAGCGCCCGCGGATAAAAAGTATCCTATCGATTTAACGTACATTACTTCGCGCGGCAAGTGGTATTTTTATAGTTGGAAGGGAAACATCGAAAAATCGGGCGGCGTGGCAACCAATATTGGCATCCATTTTTTTGACATGTTGAGCTGGATTTTTGGTAGAGTGCAGCATCTGGAAGTACATCATTCGGATCGAAAGAAGGTGGGCGGTTTTATTGAACTGGAACGCGCTTACGTGCGCTGGTTCCTTTCGCTGGACAAAAACGATTTGCCGCCGCAGGCAGTGCAGGCCGGGCAGCGCACTTACCGCAGTATTTTGATCGATAATGAGGAAATGGAATTTTCCGGCGGATTTACAGATCTGCACACGGTTGTTTATCGCGATATCCTGGCCGGGGGCGGATATGGTATCGAAGATGCACGCACTTCTATCGAATTGGCCTACCGCATCCGCCATGCGCAGGTGGTACCCGCGGAAAAAGAAAAAATGCATCCCCTGTTGTTAAGAGCGCTGGGAAAAGCAGGCAAATGAATTCGATTGCCAAACACCTGTGGCAGCGCAACAGCGAGTAAAAATTTAATTACGGTTATGCACGAACCAAAGATGGTCGGGAGTTAGAAGTATTTAAGTTTTTTAAACAGGTAAAGAATTCGAATATTTTTTAGAAAAAGTAGAAAGCTTCAGAGCAAAGAACGGTCTTAAGAAGTGCTTATTGGGCGTGGAATCCATGGATAGATATTGTTTTGCGCTCATTTTTTATCTACACCGAAGGGATATGAGATTGTCCAGCTAAATCCGATGCATATCAAGCGCAATAGTCGCAGTAAAAAAGAAAAAAAGGCCCAAAGGTAGAAAGGGATGGGCAGCGCCAGGGCTTTAACGGTCTTATTCAGAAAGATATTAGCCATCATTTTTGCATTAGTAAGAGATGATAGCCTATACATAGAAGGCAATAGAAAATCCAATAAAGCAGCCTAAAAGCAACAATTTAAGATATGGCGGGAAGACCTTCAGATCCCCCATAAAAGCATACAATAGTAGGACCTTCGGCATTTAACGCTGTAAGGCATTATAGCCTACTTTCACCCATTCCCCTGTTTAATTATTTAACCATTCAACCGTATGGATACTTCACTCCGGGGGTGGTTCAAAAGCGAAATTAAATGCATAGTTATTTAAAATCATGGAAAATCTTACATTAGCCCTCACCCCCTGCCCCCTCTCCCGAAAATCGGGAGAGGGGGAATTAAAGGGGGTGAGGGAAAGAAATAATTTATAAAAATACATTGTCTTTGACTTTTGGGACAGCCCCTCCATTCAGAATGACCGGCCGATGACTCTTTACCTCTTACACTCTAAACTCTTTCCCTCTATATTTCCCATTCTTACTTTTTTTTAGTTTTTTTATCTTTTGATATTTGAATTTTATTAAAATAATGCCTATTATTTTTTTAGAAAAAATTGTTAAACTTTTCATGTGGAGGGCGCATGAATTATCCGGTGTGGGAAGTCGCCTTTGGCTCTGGCCTTGTAATGGCCGTTGTATCGGTGGTGCATGTTTTTGTGTCGCATTTTGCGGTTGGCGGCGGTCTTTTTCTGGTGCTAACCGAACACAAAGCCTATCGGGAAAACGATGCCCGCTTGTTAGAATGGCTCAAAAAGCATACGCGCTTTTTTGTGCTGGTTACGGTGGTCTTTGGCGCGGTAACCGGCGTTGGCATCTGGTTTACCATTGGCCTTATTCAACCCACAGCCACCAGCAATCTGATTCACATCTTTGTCTGGGGCTGGGCCATCGAATGGGTTTTCTTTTTTCTTGAAATTACAGCCGCCTTGCTTTACCTGTACGGCTGGCAGAAAGTGGAGCGAAAACTTCATCTCATTTACGGCTGGATTTATTTTGTCACGGCGTTTATGAGTATGGTGGTGATTAATGGTATGGTCAGTTTTATGCTTACGCCCGGCGACTGGCTGCAAACGCACAATTTCTGGGACGGATTTTTTAATCCCACCTACTGGCCTTCCTTATTTACGCGCTTTTTATTTTCTCTGGCCTTAGCCGGAATTTACGCCCTGTTTACGGCTACCCTGCAAAAAGACAAAGTCTTACGCGCTAAAATTGTGAAATGGAGTCTGGGCTGGGTAATTCCCGCTTTTATTCTGGTAGCGCTTTCTGCCTGGTGGTACCGGGGCGCCATTCCTGAGGATGTCTGGTTGTACGCCAGGGGAGTAATGCCCACCGCGACCTTTTACTTAAAGTTGATGATTATTTTCGCCGTACTGACATTTGTGCTTGCGGCACTGGCCTATTTAAAAGCGGCCCGTTTGCCGTTTGCCTTTGCCGTTGTCATTACTCTTACCGCATTTGTAACCATGTGGTCGTTTGAGTTTGTGCGCGAAGCCATTCGCAAACCGTATGTTATTTACGATTATGTTTACGGCAATTCGCTGTATGTCAGGCCCATACCCGGCGACGACGGGTTTAACACGGAAAACCTGCAAGAAAAAGGAATGTTGCAGACAGCCAAATGGGTTCAGCAGCGCGAAATCAACGAACAGAATATGGAACAGGTCGGAAAAGAAATTTTCCGTCTGCAGTGTATGAGCTGCCATACAACGGAGGCTTATCGCGGCGTAAAACAGTACATCGAAACCTATCAATGGGATGAGACGGTCATTGCCGAAATGTTGCGCGGCATTGAGCTGATGGGCAGGGGAATGATGCCACCCTTTGCCGGAAACGATCAGGAACGCCTGGCCCTGGCGCGCTACCTGGCGAACCTGACCACACAGGTAAAACCGCTGTCGCTAAGAGACGGGCAAAAACTGTACGCCAGCTACTGCGGGGTTTGCCACCGGAGCGCTGCGGATGAGCCGGCCGTGGAGTTTTTTAAGGAACTGGAAAAGGAAGAGGCCATGGAAATACTGGATAATTTACCTGACCTGATGGAGCAAATGCCGGCCCTGAAGTTGAGCCCGCAGCAAAAGCAAACCCTGTATGAGTGGTTGAAAAATCGATAAAATTTTTCGGAGGAATTATGAACGTCCACGATATTATTCCAATCATAGATCCCAATCCCATCCCCGGTCCTTTCTGGCTTTTTAAGCTACTGTTGATGGTAACTTTTTTGCTGCACATCCTGGCCATGAACATGATGATGGGCGTTGCGGTCATTGCTCTGGCTGCAAAATTTAAAATACAGAACGAAATGTACCAGAAATTGTACGACAACTTAAAGAGTAAAATACCCAATCTTCTGCCGGCCACCATCACCCTTGGCGTGGCCCCGCTGTTGTTTGCACAGGTGCTTTACGGGCCATACTTGTACACGGCCACCATTATTTCCGGTTGGGTGTGGTTTTCCATCATCATCTTGCTGACCGTGGCTTATTACGGATTTTATTTTGTTTCCTTTAAAAAAGAGGAAAAATTTAAAAAGCCGATTTTAATTTTAAGTGTGGCGTTGATTATGTTCATCGCCCTTATTTACACCACTAACGTTCTTTTGTACATGCAACCGCAGTACTGGGCGGAAAAATATTTTGAACAACCTGCAGGCGCTCATTTGTTTTTAGACGACGCTACGTTGATTCCGCGTTTTCTACATTTTATCATCGGGGCGCTGGCCATTGGCGGATTGTTTGTGGCCGTGATTGGATATTTAAAGAGGAAGAAAGAGCCGGAATTCGCCGCCTTTTTAATTAAACATGGCGGACGCTGGTTTATGTTTGCCACCATGGCCCAGTTTGTGGTGGGCAGCTGGTTTTTAGTTGCCCTGCCCCGCGAACAAATGCTACTGTTTATGGGCAAAAATATGGCCGCCTCCATCCTTTTAGTGCTGAGTATGGGACTGACTCTGCTTACCATTTTTATGATGTCGCGCAAATTAAAAGGCGAGGTGTTACAGGCGCCGGTAGCGGCCATCTCCTTTATTACTTTTATCGTTCTGGTCATGATGATCGTTATGCGCGATATTTTACGCGATTCGTATCTTGGACCTTATTTCAGAGTAGAAGAATTGTCATTTCAACCGCAGTGGGCAGTGTTGGCGTTGTTTCTGATACTTTTTGCGGCCGGGATTCTGGTCTGGCTGTGGATGTTGAAAAAGTATCCCTTTCAAGCCGATGTTAAAAACGAGAAAGGTGTTTAAAAACAAACGCGCTGCACAGAGGATCAATGGCTGTAAATTTAAGGGGGGAGCACGGTTAGTTTTTCTCAATTTTCCCATTTGCCGTAAAAGCCGTCAGCTTTTCTTTCAGTAAATTCAGATTTAACGGTTTGCGCAAAACCATGTCCACGCCGGCTTTAAGGGCGCCCTCGATTTCGCGGGCGTCATCGCTGGCGGTCAGGGCAAAAATGGGCGTGTGTTTGCCGCTCTCTTCTTCTAATTTTCGCATCTCTCTGGTGGCCGTGTAGCCATCCATGACCGGCATTTGCATATCCATCAATACCAGATCAAATGGTTTCTGTCTAAAAAGTTCCACGGCTTCCTTACCGTTCCTGGCCAGCTCCACCTGAAAGCCGGCGCGTTTTAAAATGGAGATCATCAACTTCTGGTTCACGCGGTTGTCTTCGGCAACCAGCACTTTTAAAGCAGGTTCCGATTCCTTTAACGTATGGCGCGTAATCAAAGTGTTCTCCGGTTTTGCGCCGCTGACAATAGTGCGGATAGTTTTTAGCAATTCTCTGGAGCGGATCGGTTTTAACAAAAAGGCTGCAATGCCGCTTTCAAGGCAGCGCCGGGCGTCTCCGGGTTTTCCAAAGTTGGTCAGCAATATGATTTGCGGCGCGGCGCCCTGGCTGGCGGCGCGCACCTGTTCGGCCAGCTCAAAATGAAAGTCGTTGTCAGGACGCGCGTCAATCAGCAGCAGGTTAAACGGATTTTTAGCCCGTGCAGCCTGAGTTAATAACTTACTAAGTTTCTGGCGCTCTCCGGTTACTTTAACATCTATTTTCCACTGCCGCAGTAACTCTTCCAGCACAAGGCCGCTCATCCACTGGTCGGAATAAACCAGTACGCGAATCGAGCTTAGATCAACGTCTGTTTCGGGGCCAGGCGCGGCAGGCTTTTGACTTGCCGTAGAAAAGGGAATTAAAATTTCAATTTGCTGAGTCTCCGCCTGTTCTTTTTTTAAGGCGATTTTGTAATCCAGTTTGGCAATACAATAGTTCACAAAATCGATACCGGTATCACCGCTTTGATGCGCAGATTGACCGTTTGGATGGATGAGCCTGGAAAAATAATCTGAAATGTTATCGTTGGCCGGAAAGGATATTAAAAATTTAATTCGCCGCTCCTCAACGGGTTCTATATTAATTATTATGTTGCAATGCGAAAGATTCTGGAAAAGGACATCCATAATCACAAAAGCCAGATGTTTTAAGTAATTGGGATCGTGATGTATGAACAAAGGGATTTCGGGATGGATGCGTAAGAGTAGTTCGATCTGTTTTTCGCCGGTCTGAACAACAAAGGGCGAAAGCGCGTCTTCAATACAGTCGCGAATGTTGAAATCCGTTTCGTGAATGGGAAGATCGTCGCCTTTTTCATGGTAATCCAGCGCTTTTTGCAGGTCGTTTAAAATGGAAAGCAGATGATCGGAATTTAGCCCGGCGAGTTGAGTCTGTAACTCGCGTTCGGCTTTGTCGTCAGATTCTTTTAGCAAATCAACGATGTGCAAAATGTTGTTCAGAGGCGTGCGTAATTCATTGACAAATGATTTTAAAAGAGCGTAATCGGTCGGCGTGTTTTTTTTGCTGCGGGATTGCAGCTCTTTTTGTAATTTGTTTACCTCGAACTTATACTGGTAGTAACGCTGGTAGGCCTGCAGGGCGCTGCGGTAGGCAGAAAGCAAAAGATTTAATAGCTGCCGGTTGTTGGTGGAAATCTCGTGCGTATCTCCCAGGTAGATGCTTGTGAGAATAACCTGCGGATTGGTTTGCCCGGCAACGGTTTCATTTTGCAGCGCATCGTTCACAAACGAAAGCAGCGCGCCCGGTTCAAATTCTTTCAAAAACAGGTAGTCGGCGCCGCATTCTATGATTTTGATAATTTCTTTTGGCTCGTTCAGGGTGGTCATCAATACCACCGGAATGGTTTGAAGTTGAGGATGAGATTT
This sequence is a window from Caldithrix abyssi DSM 13497. Protein-coding genes within it:
- a CDS encoding response regulator gives rise to the protein MAKNILVVEDSLAQRFFIEKALAGDGFKITTAANGKLALEKIHEQKPDLILSDIMMPEMNGMELCKAVKSHPQLQTIPVVLMTTLNEPKEIIKIIECGADYLFLKEFEPGALLSFVNDALQNETVAGQTNPQVILTSIYLGDTHEISTNNRQLLNLLLSAYRSALQAYQRYYQYKFEVNKLQKELQSRSKKNTPTDYALLKSFVNELRTPLNNILHIVDLLKESDDKAERELQTQLAGLNSDHLLSILNDLQKALDYHEKGDDLPIHETDFNIRDCIEDALSPFVVQTGEKQIELLLRIHPEIPLFIHHDPNYLKHLAFVIMDVLFQNLSHCNIIINIEPVEERRIKFLISFPANDNISDYFSRLIHPNGQSAHQSGDTGIDFVNYCIAKLDYKIALKKEQAETQQIEILIPFSTASQKPAAPGPETDVDLSSIRVLVYSDQWMSGLVLEELLRQWKIDVKVTGERQKLSKLLTQAARAKNPFNLLLIDARPDNDFHFELAEQVRAASQGAAPQIILLTNFGKPGDARRCLESGIAAFLLKPIRSRELLKTIRTIVSGAKPENTLITRHTLKESEPALKVLVAEDNRVNQKLMISILKRAGFQVELARNGKEAVELFRQKPFDLVLMDMQMPVMDGYTATREMRKLEEESGKHTPIFALTASDDAREIEGALKAGVDMVLRKPLNLNLLKEKLTAFTANGKIEKN